The DNA window TGCAGTTCCTATTTCAACAATTTTGCCTGCATACATAACTGCTATTCTATCTGCAATATTAGCAACAACACCTAAATCGTGAGTTATAAATATAACTGAAAGCTGTCTTTCTGCCTTTATTTCATTAATCAATTCCAATATTTGAGCCTGAATCGTAACATCAAGAGCTGTAGTAGGCTCGTCACATATGAGTATATCAGGGTTAGCTGCTAAAGCTATTGCTATAACTATACGCTGTCTCATACCACCTGAAAATTGAAACGGAAATTGATTGTATCTTTTCCTTGGTTGCGGTATCCCAACTTCTTTCATTAGCTTAATAGCTCTATTTTTAGCCATGTTTGGTGTTACTCTATATACCATTGCTAAAGCCTGCTGCTTTAAGTGTTCTACCATTTCTTCAGATAGAATATGAAAGTCTATATCTGTAATATTGTCAATTTGATTTTTATATAAATCAATTAGATTTTTGATTAGTTTCACAGTATCTGATTTTAAAAGCTCTAAATCAACTATAACAGCAGGAGTAACTTTATGTGTGACCTTACCTTTCGCCCTAAGTTTTTCAATTTTCTTATTTTCTTTATCAAAACGGTTGTTATTCTTCTTATTTGATACAATACCGTTAAAATATTTATTCACAGCACTCATAATACTTGTACTAAAGGTATATGAAGCACTTTCTTTTCTAATAGATAATTTATCTATTGAATTGTTAACAGCATCGATCATTTTTTTTGCTGCATTTATGCAAGTATCTTTTTCCCAATCAACATTTTCAAAAACTGAAATATTAGCTTCAAGTGCTTTTATAGCTTCTTTTTTTGCTTCAAATGACTTCATATATGAATACTCTATTGCTTTTTCAATCATATTTTTAAAATCATTTAGGAAATTTTCATTAAAAAAAGCCTGCATAGTTTTATTTAAAGTATTTATATCTATATCTTTTATATTTGCTTCTTTTTTATAGGTTATATAATATGCCATAGCTAAAAAATCTGGCTTTGGCAGAGAAGTTGCTTCATCTAATATTTTTGCTATGTCATTTAAAATACTTGAAATAGTACCTTGGTTTTTAACATCATTGTATGCTTTTGCAGCTTCTGTCAAAGCTTCGACTTTCTTAGTAAGCTGACTATTATTTGCTACAACATAATCATTATAGGTTTTGTTTAGTTCAGGTATAATATATTTAATCTGCTCACGAATTTCCTTTGGATCTCCTTTTAAAATATCAATCAATAGATCCTTAATTTCATAGGAAGCATCAGAAGCGTATTGATATGCAATATTATATGCTTTTTCTAATTTAATTCCTTCATTGATAATCTTATTGAAGATATCAATTTTTTCTTCAGTATTGGCAACTCCAGCTTTTTGCAGATTCTCTTTTAAAAGAGTTCTTTTTAAATCATACTCTTTTTTTGCAGATCTTTGATTTGACTTCCCATTTAAAAGCATTGCCTCTGTAAGCTGTTTACCAATTCTCATAATAGGGTTTAAGCTCGACATAGGATCTTGAAATATCATGGATAACTTGTTCCCACGATAATCATGAAATTCATCCTCAGATATTTTTAACAAATCCTTGCCATCATATATTATTTCTCCGCTTTCAACAATACTATTGGGAGCTAGTAATCCAAGAACAGCCTTAGCAGTAACGGATTTGCCAGAGCCTGACTCTCCAACTATGGCCAAAGTTTCACCCTTATACAAATCTAAATCAATATCTCGAACAGCTTTGACTGTACCGTCATTAGTTCTAAATGAAACTCTTAGGTTTTTTATATCTAATTTTTTTTCCATATCTTAGCCCTCCGAACCTCTTAGTGATGGGTTAAATGCATCACGTAGTCCATTGCCAAATAAGTTAAATGATATCATCAGCAATGATATATATAATGCCGGGAAGAAAATAGCATGGGGATACGTTGATAATGCAGTTTGACCGTTAGAAAGCAATGTGCCGACACTTGTCAATTTTGACGTCTGTAAATTCACTATTCCCAAATATGAGAGGATTGACTCTGTGAAAATCACACCAGGGATAATCAATATTGTAGAGGTAATTATAGTCCCTATAGCATTTGGTAAAATATGGCGGAATATAAGCCTTCTATCTTTTGCCCCTAATGTCCTAGCGGCTAATACATATTCCTGCCCTTTAAATCGATAGAACTGTGATCTAACCCGATATGCGGGTCCAATCCAACCCGTTAGTATAAATGCAAACAACAGGGAAATAACTGGCCCAAGTTTTCTTGCAAAATGCATTTGAAACAATGCAAAAGTCACTATACTAGGAATTGAGCCCATAATCTCAGCAAAACGCTCCATCATCAAATCCAGGGTTCCGCCATAATAGCCTTCAATAGCACCATATATTGTTCCAAGAAATATGTTTATAGCAGAAACAGTTATTCCTAATATAAATGATAATCTTGCACCACTTGCAAGACGAACAAGAATGTCCTGTCCAAATCCATCACTGCCAAATAAGAAACAAGGATAAAAGCCATTGGTATATTTGTAATATTCATAGTATAAAACACGAGTCCTATACTGGTTTCCTCCCATTTTCATCGTATAATATGCATATCCATCTGGGCTATTTTTGTCCTCCAAATAAATGCTCTGATAATTACCGTTTTCATCATAAATAGCTGCACCTTTAGAAGTATGAGCAAACCAATAGTTAGGATCAGTATCAAAGCCAGGAGCTACTTTGGATAAATCAATTAGCGGATACAATATCTGTATTCCAGTTTCTTTTTCATATGCTAACACATCTTCGTATTCCTTCTGTGTTAGATTTTTATATACATATCCAGTTTTCATATATGAATCCAGTGTGACATCATAATAAGTAGTAGTAGTATTCCTTGGCCCCGGTCCTTCATAAGTATTATGCACCTTAACTATAGCTCCAGGAATAGCATTGTAGTAATCAAAGCTTTGCTGGTTGTATGTATATTTTGAATGTCCTTTCATAATACCAAATTTAGATAGAAACTCGCTTTTGGGCAGAGTATAAGTATAAAAACCATCTTTATAATCAACAGCATATTTGGAAAACATAGGAACCAATATGGCGAATAACAGCTGCAAACCTATTATGCAAGCTGCAATAACAGAGCCCCTATTTCTACTAAAACGAAGCCATGCATCCTTTAAATATCCAATTGGTTTAGTATCAAATTTTAGGTCATGGATAGTTTCATCTTGTTGGACTAAAACAAATTTTTCTAAAGGCATATGTTTAATATCAGTTGCTTTCATTAGTCTTTCCTCCTCCCATTCTAATACGTGGGTCTACTATTCCATAACTTAAATCTACCAACAAACCACTTACTAATCCTATAATTAGATAAAACATACTAATTGCCATAAATACACTATAATCTCTTAAAATAATTGATTGAACATATACATTGCCTATGCCAGGAATTGCAAATATACTCTCAATAATCATTGATCCTCCTAATATTCCCATAAATTCACCTATAATCATAGGCAATATAGGAACTAGAGAGTTACGAAAGGCATGTCTGAATGTGGCTTGTCCTATAGTCAAGCCTTTTGCACGAGCTAAGAGCATATATTCACTTGTTAGAGTTTCAGTAAGCTCAGCTCTTGTAAAACGCATAAACCTTGCAATAATACCAAATGACAATGCCATTATAGGAAGAGCCATAGTATATAACATCTTCATGCTGAAGAAATCTGTACCTGATTTAACTACAATAGGAAACCATCCTAGTTTAAAGCCTAGAAAATATTGTACTATAAAAGCATAAACATAATTAGGTACTGAAATAAATAGCATTACTATTACAGATATAACCTGATCCTGCCATCTGTTTTTCTTCAGTGCTGCATACATACCAAATACTATACCAAAAGGCACTCCAATAAGCATAGTGTAAGTATTAACTGCTACAGTAGCAGGTAGTTTATTTGCCAAATAACCTGTTACAGGCTTCAAATATGGTCCAATAGTGGTACAAAAGCCCCAGTCCCATTTAGTAAAAATATTCCTCAAAAATATTCCATACTGTGTAAGTATAGGTTTATTATATCCCCAGGCTTCACGCATGGCTTTAACAGCTGCTGCAAAGTCACCCATTCCTGGAGGTATTTGATTGGGCAACATACGAACTAAAACAAAGCATATAGTCATTATGATAAAAAACGTAATGAGCATTAGACCTAATCTTTTCAATATATATTTAGCCATATTCTCTCTCCCAACTTATCATATAATAGTCTACTAAGGTGAAACACCTTAGTAGACTTTAGTTTAATAATTAATAGTCAAGTTGATTATTGTTATCTGAACAATATTTTTCCCATTCTGCGTCTGTATAGTTGTATGTCATATAACGTACACCACCGAACTGTATTATTTGAACAAAATCATAAGTTGGATATTCTATTTTTTGTGAATATAATGAAGTTGCAGTTCTATAATAAATTGGTGTAGTAACATATGTCTCTAGTATCCCATACTCCATACCAGCAAGTATTTGAAGTTTTGTATCAGGATCTGCTGTTACATATTCACCATTACATAGAGCTTCATACCACTCAAGGAATGTCTTTGTCATCTCTTCTCCATTTACATTGATAGTACATTTTTGAATATCTGGTTTAAATCCATATTCATGCAAAGATTCATACTTAGTATAAACCTCCATTAAACCATATGGATCCATTCCGGAACCGCCCCAAGTACTGATTATGATTTCAAATGCTCCTTGTTTAGCATGGTCATAATAATCTTCGTCAGGTACCATTTTTATTGTAACCTTATTTTCTAATGGTGTACCTACAATTGCAGCATTTATAGCATCCTGTACAAAGTTAACTATCTTAACATAACTTTCATCAGATTTATAGACCAAAAATTCTAATTCAATCTTATCTCCAGCTTTTATATCTCCAGCAGCTAAAGCATCATTATATGCTTTTGTAAACAATTCTGCAGCCTGTACCTTATCATAACCAGTTATATCATCTACGCTGTCAGCATTGTACAACTTCATTAATGCTTGTTTTCCTTGTTCTGAGCCTCTATAAGACGAACCTGTTTCAGGATCATATATATACAAATTATTAAGTAATCCAAAGCCAGCAACATGCGTTGCTGTACATTGCGCAGCAAACTCTTGCCTATCTATTGATAAAGCAAATGCCTTACGGAAATCCTTGTATGCTAATATAGTTCTATTTACTCCTGGAACCTCACGACTCTTAAGCGCAGCCTTATCACTATTAAAAGTAAATTTAGAAGTATAGGTTTGAGGAGTATACAATATATAGTCACTTGTTCTATATGTTCCCATATCCTCTGCAATTAAGTCTACATTATCAAGCTTTCCTTGAATGAATAGCTGTAAAGCTGTAGCTTGAGCAGGAACTATCTGAGTATCTATTGCAGTTGTTTGGAACAATCCTTCATGTTTTCCATCAGTGTAGCCATACCAGTTTTCATTTCTTTCCATTCTTATTTGCTTATCTTGCTGATATTCAGTTAATTTATATGGTCCATAGGACATATAAGTATCTACTGAGGTACCATAAGTTGTCTTTATTATATCTCCTGTTTCTTTTTTGTTTTTCTCATACAAGCCTTCATGTACTAGCCAGCTGCCACCTGCCAGATTATATTTCAAATAGAAATCTGTTATTGGTTTGCTTAAAATAAGAGTTATTTCGTATTCTCCTGTTTTCTTTAAGCCAACTTTTTCAAAATCCATGCTTTCTCTTTCACCATCATAAGTAAAGCAGAATTCCTTATATGCTTCAGGATTAGTGTCTCCAATTGCTTTAGCTATAGTTAAAAGGTCTTTCTTAGCTTCATCTGTTAAATCATTATAGTCTTGTGAAGAGTATTTTGCAAAAAGGTCATTGCCTGCCTCATCCATAAATGGACTAGAATCTGAATCATAATATTTTTTTGCAGTATCACCATTAAAAAAAACTACTGGTTTTGTTAAGCTGAATTTCATATCAGAGTCAGCTACATCACGGTAAGCATCATCCTTATATATATCAGTATATATAGGTTCATTTTGTTTATAATAATCTTCTGCATTAGCTAGAGTTAGAGTTCCTGAATAATAACTACTTGCACGATAATTTTTCATTTCAGGATTTAACATCTGCTTCATAGAGTAGATATAATTATCTGCATTGATTTTGTCCCCATTTTCCCATGCTGCTTTTTCATTTAAGGCAATCTTAAATGCATATCCTTCTGTTGCATCAGCAGGTACTCCATAAACTTCATTTCCTGCATATTCTTTAGTAATATCTACTGGAAAATCAACTGCCATCTCAGGCACAAATACATATTTATCATAGGTTTCATTAAATCCATACTCGTAAAGTCCAAATTGCGTATAAGTCATAATGTAACTGTCAGAATTGGTTTCCCACTCATGAGGATTCCATGTTTTAGGAGATCCTGCCATGTAATCATTATATGTATAGCTAGCATTACTTTGATTACCATCTACTTTGCCAGGATCATCGCCATCACCAGTTGTACTTGGAACATCCTTGCCCTTACAGCCAACTGCTGAAATCATCATGCTAAGCACCAACATTAATACAAGCATTGGTCTCAACACTTTAAAGATTTTTTTTCTTTTCATTTTTTTACCCCCTTATTTTTTTTGAGATACGTCTTTATGCTTTTTAACGTATCAGCCTTAATATAATTATATACTACCTTAGAAATAATTATATATCTTTCCGTTCTTTTGTCAATCATATTCTGAAAATTATATATTTTCTCGACATTCTTCGTCAAAGTTCGTCAAGATTTAACAGAAATTTCCTATTAGGGATTTTAATTAGACACATTGCAAATACTCAATATCATAAATAAAGAACTTAAAGAAACAATCTAAGCACCATTTTTTAAATTTTATTCATATAATCCTTTTATAATCTCTGTGTCAGAGTTTAATTTATATACTATATCCTTTCTCTCTACTATTATCTGAGTTTTCTTTGAAAGCTCTGGATCATTCTTTATGGAATTGAAAAGATTTTTATTGGGATTGATAGCTATAGGATTTCCTACCATTTTTAGCATAGAAAAATCTCCTTGAGTGTCTCCATAGGCAAAGCTATTTGGCAAATCTACATCATATTTTTCAACAAATTCATCTATAGTCTTCTGCTTATTATCTGAATCCCACATCTTAATGATTTCACCAGTAAAGTTATTGTTTTCATCTACTACATATGTTGTCCCTCTAAATTCAGTGACACCGTATTTTTCAGCCATCTTAGATACTAAAAAATCAGGGCTTCCAGAGATGAAAAAAATTTTATGCCCTTCTTTTCTGTGCCAATCAATTCTTGTTCTAGAATATTTGTAAACCTTATCACCATTGAGGTTTATGACTTGACTTGCAATGAATTCTATATTTGACTTGTTAACTCCCTTTAGTTCCTTTAAATATACATCTGCTAGCTCCTCTAAATAGTCTTCATAATCACCATATCTTTTTTCCCATTCATCATAAGTATGCTTGACACTGCTATGCCAAATGTATGGGTCTATAACCTCGTATTTTATTAGCTTCTTAAAATGCTGAATCATTAGTGAATTTCTATAAATAGTTCCATCTATATCAAAAAATGCTGATATGTTACCCATTTCTACCACCCCTTTATTAAGATTAAATATTACTATTATATTCTGATAATTATAAAATTGCAATTGATTATTGCATTTTTTATACCCATATTTTTATTAAATATATGGCTATTATAATATTTCTTCCCTATTCCATGTGTACTATTCAAAAAAGTTAAACTTCTTTTTCACCAAAAAAACTACATTACATATAATGTATTAACAACATAAAATATGTTTGATTGTTAATATAAAGGAGGGTATTTTTATGACAGAGACTACTGGTAAACAAGGATGCGGCTTTTTTGGAGGAGAATTTATTTGGATAATTA is part of the Proteiniborus sp. MB09-C3 genome and encodes:
- a CDS encoding oligopeptide/dipeptide ABC transporter ATP-binding protein, with the protein product MLLNGKSNQRSAKKEYDLKRTLLKENLQKAGVANTEEKIDIFNKIINEGIKLEKAYNIAYQYASDASYEIKDLLIDILKGDPKEIREQIKYIIPELNKTYNDYVVANNSQLTKKVEALTEAAKAYNDVKNQGTISSILNDIAKILDEATSLPKPDFLAMAYYITYKKEANIKDIDINTLNKTMQAFFNENFLNDFKNMIEKAIEYSYMKSFEAKKEAIKALEANISVFENVDWEKDTCINAAKKMIDAVNNSIDKLSIRKESASYTFSTSIMSAVNKYFNGIVSNKKNNNRFDKENKKIEKLRAKGKVTHKVTPAVIVDLELLKSDTVKLIKNLIDLYKNQIDNITDIDFHILSEEMVEHLKQQALAMVYRVTPNMAKNRAIKLMKEVGIPQPRKRYNQFPFQFSGGMRQRIVIAIALAANPDILICDEPTTALDVTIQAQILELINEIKAERQLSVIFITHDLGVVANIADRIAVMYAGKIVEIGTADEVFYEPAHPYTWALLASMPDLDTKEKLDAIPGTPPNMLFPPVGDAFAARNKYAMQIDFEEQPPLFKITPTHYAATWLLHPSAPKVEPPKIVIDRIERMRNMGVAENA
- a CDS encoding ABC transporter permease, producing the protein MKATDIKHMPLEKFVLVQQDETIHDLKFDTKPIGYLKDAWLRFSRNRGSVIAACIIGLQLLFAILVPMFSKYAVDYKDGFYTYTLPKSEFLSKFGIMKGHSKYTYNQQSFDYYNAIPGAIVKVHNTYEGPGPRNTTTTYYDVTLDSYMKTGYVYKNLTQKEYEDVLAYEKETGIQILYPLIDLSKVAPGFDTDPNYWFAHTSKGAAIYDENGNYQSIYLEDKNSPDGYAYYTMKMGGNQYRTRVLYYEYYKYTNGFYPCFLFGSDGFGQDILVRLASGARLSFILGITVSAINIFLGTIYGAIEGYYGGTLDLMMERFAEIMGSIPSIVTFALFQMHFARKLGPVISLLFAFILTGWIGPAYRVRSQFYRFKGQEYVLAARTLGAKDRRLIFRHILPNAIGTIITSTILIIPGVIFTESILSYLGIVNLQTSKLTSVGTLLSNGQTALSTYPHAIFFPALYISLLMISFNLFGNGLRDAFNPSLRGSEG
- a CDS encoding ABC transporter permease, which translates into the protein MAKYILKRLGLMLITFFIIMTICFVLVRMLPNQIPPGMGDFAAAVKAMREAWGYNKPILTQYGIFLRNIFTKWDWGFCTTIGPYLKPVTGYLANKLPATVAVNTYTMLIGVPFGIVFGMYAALKKNRWQDQVISVIVMLFISVPNYVYAFIVQYFLGFKLGWFPIVVKSGTDFFSMKMLYTMALPIMALSFGIIARFMRFTRAELTETLTSEYMLLARAKGLTIGQATFRHAFRNSLVPILPMIIGEFMGILGGSMIIESIFAIPGIGNVYVQSIILRDYSVFMAISMFYLIIGLVSGLLVDLSYGIVDPRIRMGGGKTNESN
- a CDS encoding ABC transporter substrate-binding protein, translating into MKRKKIFKVLRPMLVLMLVLSMMISAVGCKGKDVPSTTGDGDDPGKVDGNQSNASYTYNDYMAGSPKTWNPHEWETNSDSYIMTYTQFGLYEYGFNETYDKYVFVPEMAVDFPVDITKEYAGNEVYGVPADATEGYAFKIALNEKAAWENGDKINADNYIYSMKQMLNPEMKNYRASSYYSGTLTLANAEDYYKQNEPIYTDIYKDDAYRDVADSDMKFSLTKPVVFFNGDTAKKYYDSDSSPFMDEAGNDLFAKYSSQDYNDLTDEAKKDLLTIAKAIGDTNPEAYKEFCFTYDGERESMDFEKVGLKKTGEYEITLILSKPITDFYLKYNLAGGSWLVHEGLYEKNKKETGDIIKTTYGTSVDTYMSYGPYKLTEYQQDKQIRMERNENWYGYTDGKHEGLFQTTAIDTQIVPAQATALQLFIQGKLDNVDLIAEDMGTYRTSDYILYTPQTYTSKFTFNSDKAALKSREVPGVNRTILAYKDFRKAFALSIDRQEFAAQCTATHVAGFGLLNNLYIYDPETGSSYRGSEQGKQALMKLYNADSVDDITGYDKVQAAELFTKAYNDALAAGDIKAGDKIELEFLVYKSDESYVKIVNFVQDAINAAIVGTPLENKVTIKMVPDEDYYDHAKQGAFEIIISTWGGSGMDPYGLMEVYTKYESLHEYGFKPDIQKCTINVNGEEMTKTFLEWYEALCNGEYVTADPDTKLQILAGMEYGILETYVTTPIYYRTATSLYSQKIEYPTYDFVQIIQFGGVRYMTYNYTDAEWEKYCSDNNNQLDY
- a CDS encoding HAD-IB family hydrolase, producing MGNISAFFDIDGTIYRNSLMIQHFKKLIKYEVIDPYIWHSSVKHTYDEWEKRYGDYEDYLEELADVYLKELKGVNKSNIEFIASQVINLNGDKVYKYSRTRIDWHRKEGHKIFFISGSPDFLVSKMAEKYGVTEFRGTTYVVDENNNFTGEIIKMWDSDNKQKTIDEFVEKYDVDLPNSFAYGDTQGDFSMLKMVGNPIAINPNKNLFNSIKNDPELSKKTQIIVERKDIVYKLNSDTEIIKGLYE